DNA sequence from the Candidatus Peregrinibacteria bacterium genome:
ATGCTCAGAGAAAATTTTCCAGAAGAAAAGAAATAATAATTTGACGATTATAACGAGGTGTTTTCAAGCGCATACGCCACCCTTGTCACTCCATTTTTCGATGAAATTTTTCGAATGGTCATTTTTCCGATTTCTCCAGAATCGCGAACGTGAGTTCCTCCACATCCGCAACCTTCGTATCCCTGAAAATTTACGACTCGAGCAGCTTTTCCGGGAGGAGCAAAAATTTGTCTTTTTTGCGCTTCTTCTGGAGAAAGTTCTATCTTTTCCATGAGAATTTTCGCAGCGACAAGCTCAGTCAAAATCTCTTCCAACTTCGAAATATATTCCTGAGGATTTTTGAGTTCTCCTTTATATTCCACGTATGGACCTTCGGGAAAATGATAACCCTTTGTCGGCACGAGACCCGTGATTCCAGATTTTTGAACCGCAACATCAAGAAGATGCCCCGCAGAATGAAGACGCGCATTCAAGGTTCTTCGTTCAGAATCAATTGTTAATGTGACCTCATCGCCATTTTTCAAAGTGCCGCTGAAAAAATTTCCATAATGGAGAACTGTTCCGGTTTCATCAAGCCTGACATCAGTAACAGCAAACACAGCTGTATTAGAAGAAATTTCTCCAAAGTCCGCCGGCTGTCCGCCACCCTGCGGATAAAAAATCGTTTGATCCAAGATAATCGCTTTTCCTTTTTCCGTGTTGCGTATTTCGAGAACCTTTGCCGCTACTAAAAACAAATACGTATCAGAGAGATAGAGTAATACAGTCATGTGAGAAAAATATAAAAATATGTTTCACAGAAATAATTGATACAATATTTAGAATGCAATGGCAAGTGAAAATGGAAAAATAAAAAAATGAGGAATTGTTTTTTTTGAGCAAAACTGCTCTAATTACGGGGAATTTTTCCATTATTTTTCCCCCATATTCGCATGAAAAAATTCCCCTCCTTTTTGAAAGGAATTGCCCTCTCTTCTGTGGCAATACTTTCACTTGTTTTTTCTCCGCTTGTTTCACTCGCGGTGGATGAACTCCCATTGCCGACTGAAGCAGAGAAAACTTCTGTGGTAAATCTTATTTTGGCTTCAGAAGAAGCAAATTCTGCAACCGCAACTATTACTGATGCTCGAGCAGAATATATGCGAGCAAAAATTACGTACATCAAAACAGGAACAGAGGGATCTGGTCTTGCAAAAAAATCTGGAGCAGAGTGGCAAGTAATTTATCAAGGGGATGGCAAAGAAATGTGTGAAGCCATTGCATCGCATAATTTCCCAGCAGATATGGTGCCAGAATGTGGGGAAAAAAAAGAAGAGAATTCAAACACTGACGGAGTTGATTATCCTTCAGCTGCTGACACTGAAATATTGAAGGATCTTAACACTCCACAGGATGGAAAGGTGTATGACTTTTATATTTCTGCCCCCTCTACATCTACTCATGTCTATGGCTGGTACATATTAGAAGGACAACAATCTTCTGAAGAAAATTGGAGGGCAGGTTTTCTCGCGGTGAAAAATAATGGTACATGGGAAGTAGTACATAAATTTGCGAGTCAAGAAGAAGATTATTGTGCTCCTGCGAAAAAATATGATTTTCCTGAGAGAATGAGAGATCTCTGTAGTGAAAGCATTGAGAAAGGTGAAACTCCTCTCCCTGAAACAGAAGAAAACATTATAGATACCTATGAGGAAGCCGTAACTGAAGTTGATAATGCGTACACACAGGTTGATTTAATGGACGACGAACTCTGGGGACTTGAAGGCGAGGAACTTGCCACTGATGAAATTATTCAGTGCGTAAATGATTTTGAAGCTATCACCTGGGGAGGAGATGACTATCTCTATGAATATGAGTTTGATACCGACTTTTGGAATTCAGAATATCAAGGGCCACTTGCGGACACATGGCAAAAATGTTGGGATCTCATTGATGCTGCGTGGTATTCTCAGGATCCTGAGGTTTGGGTGAATGACAGAATTGAGGAGCTAGATCAAATGAGAACTCAGGTGGAATATTTTTCTGGTCAGATTTTAGAACATGAAAATGAATCTATTGGACAGCTCGCGATAGATGCGCTCGACCTCATTGATAAACTCGATAGTGTGTTTACTGATATTTTATATTACCTTACCGACGGTCCAAATTATAACTATGAAGCAGCGATTGATCTTATTGATAATCAATATGATCCGATGAGAAATGATCTGAACACGATTATTCCTGATCTCGAGTATTATCTCGATGTCGTTATTACTGAAGAAGATTATAAATTTTTGTGGCAACAAATCCAGGATGCACGTACAGTCCTTGATGAAAAGGCATCTTCTAGCAAAATTGCGAAAAATACCATCAATACGTGTTACGACCTTCTCACTGAAGGAGAGGATCTTCACAATGAGGCTATTGATCATCTGAGTTATAAGGAAGTCGATCTCTTTAATGATACGGAATATGCCATTGATGATTGGGCGAGTGAGGTCGAAGACACGTGTGATTTTCTTTTTGAGGAAGAAGAACTGAGTTCTGCAAATGTTGATGGATACGTGGAAGATGTCTACAAAGGGAAAAATAAGGATGAAATGGCAGATGTGATGAATCTCGTTGCAGATGCGATTGCGCGAGAAGTTATGCAGAAACTCATGACTATGGATCCGAAAGTACTCGATGCCCTCCTCGCCTCTGCAGGAAAAGAATATGCTGACGATACAGCGAGCCTCATTTCTGCGCTGAATATGGTGCCGGACAAACATCAGGATGAACTCGTAGAACAGAAGAAAAGTGTTATGGAAGAGATGAAGAAACTTGAGGAGGCGAGAAAAGCTCTCGAGACGGAAAATGCCTCTCTGAAAGATGAACTCAAGAAATTGAAAGAACTTGAGAATAAAATTGCTGGAAATACTTTTTACGGTGATTCTGCAAAAGAAATTACCGGGGAAATTAAGGACTTGAAAGAAAATATTACTGAACTTTCCGAAAAGGATTTACAAAAGAAGGTAGCAGATTTGGACAAGAAAACGGATGAAGCGGTAAAAGAATCCCAAAAAGAGCAATACAAAGACGGAGTCGTTCCATTTACGGATGTGAAATTGACCGATTGGTACGCTCCATCTGTGGCGGAAATGAAAGATGAGGGAATTGTAAAGGGCTACACTGACAAGGAAACTCAAAAATCAACTGGAGAATTTGGAGCCACTGATACTCTCACAGTTGGAGCAATTCTGAAGATGGCAATTGAAGCGGTTGAAAGCGAGAAAGTTTCAGCTGCTGAAGGAAATGATCATTGGGCTGAACCATATAAGAAAATAGCGACCGAGAAATATGGAGTAAAGGTATCGAAAGGTCTTGATGATAAAGTTACCAGGAGTGAAGTAGCAGAAATGCTGGTAAAAATTGGAGGACTTCTCCTCTCTGATGACAAAGAAGCTCACTGTCCGGATGTTTCAGCAGATGACACCTATTTTGCAGTATGGCAAACAGTGTACAACAACAAAATAATGCAGGGAGATAACGGTGGGACAGGAACATGCCGTGGGAATGACAATCTTAACCGTGCTGAAGCATCAAAAGTTGTTGAAAAATTGCTGGATCTCAAGAAGAAAGAGGAAACGAAAAAGGTAGCAGAAAAAGAAAGGACTCAGAAGGAAGAAGAGAAAAAAGATGTACCACCTCCTCTTGAAGGCACGAAAAAATAAAGAAAATATTGGACAAGAAAAACCCGGGACGTGAGACTTCTTCGTTCCGGGTTTTTTGAAATGCGATGAATTCTCCGCTCTAATTAATAATATGTGAGGTCCCTCAATCGCTTCGCTCTTTCGGGACACAGTATCTTCGGACTCGTCCGCTAAAATGCGGACTCGTCTCGAATTCAACTGTGGTGGGCGCTGAGGGATTCGAACCCGCGACCCTCTCGGTGTAAACGAGATGCTCTAGCCAGCTGAGCTAAGCGCCCGAACTCAAAAAATATTTTTGCGGAGGGAGTGTACCCGAAAGATCGAACAAAGAGCAAGATTTTTTTATCTCTCATTCGTTCCCCAAACATAATATGGACTTGAACTTGACATAATTTATTTTTATTGTTAATATCCTCTCCTTTTTCTTGCACTGAACCAATTTTTCTCCATTTTCCAAAATATTGACAAAGAAATAGGAGAAGAGGAAAATTCGGGTACGAAGGAGTCACGATCACCACTTTTTTTGAGCACCCCCTTATGGACCCAATACATATTCACAATCTCCTCCGCCAGCTTACGAATGAAGTGCGATGTCCCAGTTGTAAGATTCGAGTTCGTCCGAATATGATTCATGTTGAAAATTCAACAGAAAACTATTGTCTTCTCAGAATTCGGTGTCATGCCTGTGGTGAAATTTTCCATGGACATGCTCATGTAGGAATCAAAGTGGCTTCAGGAGAAAATGTTCCTGAAACTGTTCGTCGAATAGCTCCAAAGGATCTTCCTCCTGCTCCTCCGCCAA
Encoded proteins:
- a CDS encoding S-layer homology domain-containing protein; amino-acid sequence: MKKFPSFLKGIALSSVAILSLVFSPLVSLAVDELPLPTEAEKTSVVNLILASEEANSATATITDARAEYMRAKITYIKTGTEGSGLAKKSGAEWQVIYQGDGKEMCEAIASHNFPADMVPECGEKKEENSNTDGVDYPSAADTEILKDLNTPQDGKVYDFYISAPSTSTHVYGWYILEGQQSSEENWRAGFLAVKNNGTWEVVHKFASQEEDYCAPAKKYDFPERMRDLCSESIEKGETPLPETEENIIDTYEEAVTEVDNAYTQVDLMDDELWGLEGEELATDEIIQCVNDFEAITWGGDDYLYEYEFDTDFWNSEYQGPLADTWQKCWDLIDAAWYSQDPEVWVNDRIEELDQMRTQVEYFSGQILEHENESIGQLAIDALDLIDKLDSVFTDILYYLTDGPNYNYEAAIDLIDNQYDPMRNDLNTIIPDLEYYLDVVITEEDYKFLWQQIQDARTVLDEKASSSKIAKNTINTCYDLLTEGEDLHNEAIDHLSYKEVDLFNDTEYAIDDWASEVEDTCDFLFEEEELSSANVDGYVEDVYKGKNKDEMADVMNLVADAIAREVMQKLMTMDPKVLDALLASAGKEYADDTASLISALNMVPDKHQDELVEQKKSVMEEMKKLEEARKALETENASLKDELKKLKELENKIAGNTFYGDSAKEITGEIKDLKENITELSEKDLQKKVADLDKKTDEAVKESQKEQYKDGVVPFTDVKLTDWYAPSVAEMKDEGIVKGYTDKETQKSTGEFGATDTLTVGAILKMAIEAVESEKVSAAEGNDHWAEPYKKIATEKYGVKVSKGLDDKVTRSEVAEMLVKIGGLLLSDDKEAHCPDVSADDTYFAVWQTVYNNKIMQGDNGGTGTCRGNDNLNRAEASKVVEKLLDLKKKEETKKVAEKERTQKEEEKKDVPPPLEGTKK